The region GTTCAGGACACAGTCACTATACCGCAACAGGCGTTTGCTGTCAAGCGACCTCTGGTGAAAACGTGCCCCTGCGGGCAAAGGAGGAAGAGGCGCAGATGAAACTCCTCGGAATCCGCAAGGCCACTCTGGCCCGAATCGCGCTCGCGCTCGTGTGGGTATTCGCGTTGCAGGTGCTGACGGCCGCCGGCGCTGACCTCGTGCGCATCACCGCGCCCAGGGACGGCGAGCAGGTAAAGGGTCGCGTGCGGGTCAGCGCGCAAACCCGCGTGGATGACCCCTCGTACCTGATCTTCTGCGTGGATGATAGGCGGCCCCACTCGACCAATAGCCAGCCGTACGCCTACGACTTGGATACGACCAAGCTGCTCGATGGCGCTCACGCGTTGGCGGTAGAGGTATATGGCCGCGCCGGGCTGGTGGCGCGGTCGTCCCCGGTGACGATACGGGTTGCCAACGAGAGGGCGCCGCTTGCGCCGGTGGCGACGGTGCAGCGCCCGCCCTCCGCCGCGCCGCACCCGCCAATCACATCCGCCGCGGGAATCCGGCCGGTCGCGCCCGCGCCCAGCGACAGCCAACCGAAGGTTTTGCTGCCCATGCTCATGCGGGGGCCGGCGCCGGTCGCGGCCGGCGTGGCAGAGCGCGCGCCCGCTCCGCCCACACCCGCTCCGAGCCAGGCCGCCGCCTCCGTGCTAGCGGAACAGCCGACCCTCCGCGTGCGACCCCAGGACGCGGTATCACCGCGACTGACGGTCATCCTGGATGGGCGCGAGCTCGAGTTCGACGTGGCCCTCGCGATCACCAACGGGCGAACCTACGGGGCGCTGCGGACGGTGATCGAGCAATCCGGCGGCAGGGTGGACTGGATCGGCGCGGCCAAGCAGGCCATCGCCAGGCGGGCCGGCGCCGAGCTGCGCGTAACCATCGGCAGCCTAGCCGCGACGTTCGATGGTCGCGCGATCGAGTTGACTGGTGCGCCAGTGCTGACCGACGGGCGCACAGTAGTGCCGCTGCGCGGCGCCTGCGAGCCGATGGGGCTGCAGGTAGTGTGGTCCCCCGATTCGCGCACGGTGCGCCTGTGCAGCGTCGAGGCGCCGGTGCAGGTGACCATGCTGGGTAGGCGTTAGCCCCGGGGCGGGGGATCTGACTCACGCGCGGTGTGAGCGCTGCTGCACCCCGCGACGCGGACTCATCCCCCCTTGGCGGCGGCGACCTCAGCCAGAGCGTCGTTGAGGTCGCCCACGCGTTCCGGCGCCGCCCGGTCCTTGGCGCTTACCGTGTCCTGGGCTCGCCCCAGGCTGGACCGGACCTGACGCATGGTGCCCGCGAACCTGCGCGGAGCGATCTCCTCCAGGAATGTCACCTCTCGTCCCGCCTCATCCAGGTTCTGCTGCGCGAGGCCCCAGTTGCCGCGGGCGAGATTCGATGCCGCGGCGTTGACGTGCGCTTGAGCAATCTCGGCGGTGCGCGCGGTTGCGACCGCGAGCTTCTGCTCTTGGTCGGCCAACTGCGCGCGCGCGCCCGCTCGCACCCGCCCCGCGTACAGCACCGCAATCACGGTGATGATGACCAGCGCCAGCATCACCCACGCGGTAGTCAGGGAGCGTCGGGGAGCGGCGGGCGCCGGGGCCGGGGCCGGGTGCGTCAACGCCGTCGCCTGCGCCTTGAACCGCCGCAGGTCGTCGGCCGACAGCCCCGTTCGGCTCGCCGTCGTCTCGGGCTCCATCTCCGCCAGCTTCTCCACCGTGTCCACCCCGGCTTGCCTGAGCGCCTCCGCGTGGCGTTCCTCGAGGCCTGCCAGAGCGCCCGGCTTTAGCTCCGTACTCATGTCGGTCCCTCCCTGGGGCTATCGTCCCCACATTACCGGCGGTTTCCGCGCCACTGCAGCGCCATCCTGTCGGGAATGTGTCACGATTCTGCCATCCGCCTAGCGCCGCGTGCAGGGAGGTCAGGCGTTGCCTCACGTATAATACTACCTACAGGCCGCGGATTGTGTGATGGCGGCGACCGCGCTCAGCGGACGGTGAAACTCGCGCTATGAGTTGGCTCCCATTGTTTCCCCGAATGCGAATGGGCTTGGCGCTGATGGCGTTGCTGCTCGGCGGCAGCACCGGCGTTTTCGCCGCCGCCGACTACCTGGGTCACGTGCACCAGGGGACGGACCTTCTGCGCCGCGACCTCGGCCGCCAGGCGGGGCAGGAGTTCGGCGCCGCCAATAGCGACGACTATGTGGATCCGCTGGCGTGGATCGGCCTGGGTGCGCCGGGGCTGGCGCAGGGGCGAATTGAAGGCGCGTTGTCGCGATTTGAGAAGGCGGTGGAGCTGGCGGCCGCCGGGTCGCCGCAGGCGCAGACTGCAGTTCCGGTGGCGCGCTTTGGCCGCGCCGTGTGCCTGCTTCAGCGCGGACAGGTCCGGGCGGGGCGCGAGCAACTGGCCCGGCTGGCGAGGGAGGGGCTCACCTGGGTGCTGCCCACCCTGGCCTACGCGGACCTGGCTGCAGGGGAGAAGGCCGCCGCGCGCGGCCGCGCGGAAGCCGCCCTGAAATGCTATCCGACGGACGCGCTTGCCATGGCAGTGCTGGGTCGCACGCTGGCGGCAGGGGAGGGCATCGCGCGCTTGCGCAAGGCGGTCACGGCGTGTCCCGGCTCGCCCTATGCGGCGCCGCTCACCGGGCTGGCGTTGCCGAACCGGGGCCGGCCCGGGGCCGAGAAGGACCTGATACGAGTTGACATCAAGGAAGCATCCCCGCGCCGCGCGATGATGACCTGGCTGGGCGACGGCAGCCCCGACCACCTGCTCCTCAGGGTGGATGGCGTGACACTGGGGATGAGCAACACGCCTCCGCACGAATTCACGCTTCCCCGCAAGCTCGCTCCAGGGCCGCACGGGGTGGTGGCGGAAGCGTGGTCCGGCGGCATGCTGCTCGGGCGTGGGGGAACGGTGCTGTGGCTGCCGGCGGAGGTCCCGCCGCGGAATCTATACGACGACGACGAGTACGCGGCGGCGCTGGCGGGGCTGCAGGCGGCCTTGACGCCGATGCCCAACCGCGTGCATGTCCACTACTGGCTCGCGGGCGCATATGCGGCCACGGGCAATCGGCCGGCGGCGCTCCACAGCTACGAACGCGCGGTGGCGCTGGATGCCGGCTTCGCCGATGCGCGCCAGCGGCTGGTGGAGCTGTGCGCCGCCACGGGGCGCACCAGCTCGGCGCGCGCGATACAGGAGGTGCCGCGGCGGTGGGTTTGCCTGACCTTCGACGACGGGCCGCATCCCATGTTTACGGGGCAGATACTGGACCTGCTGCGAGATGCCGGGGTGCATGCCACCTTCTTCGTCGTCGGTACGCAGGCGCGCGCGCATCCCGAGCTGCTGCGCGTCATCGCGGCGGGCGGACACGAGATCGCCAATCATTCGTACTCGCACGATGACATGACAACCAAGACCACCGCCGAGCTCCAACAGGAGTTGCTGCGCACGCAGGTCGTTGTGCAGGATGTCATCGGCAAGCGCCCGCGCCTGTTCCGGCCGCCGGGGGGCAGGCACAACGCGCAGGTGCGCGCGGCGGCGGCGCAGGTCGGCTACACCACCGTCATGTGGTCCGCGGACGTCGGCGTATGCGCGGGCGTATCAACCGAGCGCGGCCTGCAAAGGCTGCTGGCGGACATCAGGCCCGGCGCCATCGTGCTCCTGCACAACGGCCCCGACGAAACGATGAATATCCTGCCGGGGCTGCTGGCGGCGCTGAAGAAGCGGGGATACTCGTTGCGTACGCTGTCCGAGGCGCTGGGGAGATGAGCGCGCAAGCAGCCAATACATCCTTGTTCGGATTCCGGCGGTGGCCCGCCATGAGCAAGGCCGGAGCGAAGTGACGGGCGCGTCGAATGGTGGGCGAGGCGGGGTTCGAACCTGCGACCTCATGCGTGTGAAGCATGCGCTCTCCCACTGAGCTACTCGCCCACCCGTGCAAGGCTATTCTACACGCGAACCCGGGTGGCGTCAACGCATTCATTCCCCGCGGATGGGACCGCGGGTCACCCGGTTGCAGGCGGTTGGATCGTCGCTGCCAGGATTCTTGACTGCGCAGCGCGAAGCTTGGTCGCGTGGGCGCGCGGACCGGGTGACCGTCAGATTCGCTTGCCGAGGTGACACCCGAGCCGCGGCGTCGGAG is a window of Armatimonadota bacterium DNA encoding:
- a CDS encoding stalk domain-containing protein encodes the protein MKLLGIRKATLARIALALVWVFALQVLTAAGADLVRITAPRDGEQVKGRVRVSAQTRVDDPSYLIFCVDDRRPHSTNSQPYAYDLDTTKLLDGAHALAVEVYGRAGLVARSSPVTIRVANERAPLAPVATVQRPPSAAPHPPITSAAGIRPVAPAPSDSQPKVLLPMLMRGPAPVAAGVAERAPAPPTPAPSQAAASVLAEQPTLRVRPQDAVSPRLTVILDGRELEFDVALAITNGRTYGALRTVIEQSGGRVDWIGAAKQAIARRAGAELRVTIGSLAATFDGRAIELTGAPVLTDGRTVVPLRGACEPMGLQVVWSPDSRTVRLCSVEAPVQVTMLGRR
- a CDS encoding polysaccharide deacetylase family protein, which produces MGLALMALLLGGSTGVFAAADYLGHVHQGTDLLRRDLGRQAGQEFGAANSDDYVDPLAWIGLGAPGLAQGRIEGALSRFEKAVELAAAGSPQAQTAVPVARFGRAVCLLQRGQVRAGREQLARLAREGLTWVLPTLAYADLAAGEKAAARGRAEAALKCYPTDALAMAVLGRTLAAGEGIARLRKAVTACPGSPYAAPLTGLALPNRGRPGAEKDLIRVDIKEASPRRAMMTWLGDGSPDHLLLRVDGVTLGMSNTPPHEFTLPRKLAPGPHGVVAEAWSGGMLLGRGGTVLWLPAEVPPRNLYDDDEYAAALAGLQAALTPMPNRVHVHYWLAGAYAATGNRPAALHSYERAVALDAGFADARQRLVELCAATGRTSSARAIQEVPRRWVCLTFDDGPHPMFTGQILDLLRDAGVHATFFVVGTQARAHPELLRVIAAGGHEIANHSYSHDDMTTKTTAELQQELLRTQVVVQDVIGKRPRLFRPPGGRHNAQVRAAAAQVGYTTVMWSADVGVCAGVSTERGLQRLLADIRPGAIVLLHNGPDETMNILPGLLAALKKRGYSLRTLSEALGR